In the Meiothermus sp. QL-1 genome, one interval contains:
- a CDS encoding SDR family NAD(P)-dependent oxidoreductase gives MVEFSRDLLGLEQRVVMVTGAGRGFGRSIARSYARNGATLITVDPDVEMATAVASEVEQLGATAIPIRGDMSVVLDVMSTFEKIEELFGMLDGIVHVTSAESKTPFVELLETEWYDLLNADVKSSLYVLQQGLRYLSGGGFVTLVLPPLQRDQPHVAAIRGAVAGLIEGATRIFPTNVRVNGVIPSRDPVSEEHDRPLVRVAVALGSMVSEGVRGQMLEVLLPDPPHQPEIYDLLRELP, from the coding sequence ATGGTCGAATTTTCACGAGATTTGCTAGGTCTGGAGCAGCGGGTGGTGATGGTCACAGGGGCCGGTAGGGGCTTCGGCCGCTCCATCGCCCGCTCTTACGCCCGCAACGGGGCCACGCTCATCACCGTGGACCCCGATGTGGAGATGGCCACCGCCGTCGCCTCTGAGGTAGAACAGCTCGGGGCCACCGCCATCCCCATCCGGGGGGATATGTCGGTGGTGCTGGATGTGATGAGCACCTTCGAGAAGATCGAGGAGCTCTTCGGCATGCTGGACGGCATCGTGCACGTGACCAGCGCTGAGAGCAAGACCCCCTTCGTGGAGCTTTTGGAAACCGAGTGGTACGACCTTCTGAACGCCGACGTGAAGTCGAGCCTCTACGTGCTCCAGCAGGGCCTGCGCTACCTGAGCGGGGGCGGCTTCGTGACCCTGGTGCTCCCCCCCCTTCAGCGCGACCAGCCCCACGTGGCGGCCATCCGGGGTGCGGTGGCAGGCCTGATCGAAGGGGCCACGCGCATCTTCCCCACCAACGTGCGGGTCAACGGGGTCATCCCCAGCCGCGACCCGGTGAGCGAGGAGCACGACAGGCCCCTGGTGCGGGTGGCGGTGGCGCTCGGCTCCATGGTCTCGGAGGGGGTGCGGGGGCAGATGCTGGAGGTGCTGCTGCCCGACCCCCCCCATCAGCCGGAGATCTACGACCTGCTGCGGGAACTGCCATGA
- a CDS encoding S-layer homology domain-containing protein has translation MKKKLVVYLAGLLTVLGLGFGQAQFSDVPAGHWAKEAVERIAACGLITGFPDGTFRGNQNLTRYQAALIFQRLLNEIQQGGECVRGSGQGLSEEDLTAIRNALQELAAELAALGVRVSALEDNAATKDDIARLEAALEELKAMRAQPAEPAPGIDEAALADLADRVEAASVAADTALAQAQALAERLERVEGDVAALKTQLEADADSIRALNELAVLLNQDVLSLQDRVTAVEKQLAQLGERLGEINFDEFANREDVSAIQEFATALRADLVRLADRVSALDARVGGLDSRLAAVEGTRPTLTGNILARYGYRIQSGSPDFDIDRLFPATGFAQDSDGPDFTTQADSYFQTDLTFGIKRTPTTTTGFNLSEANATIRFSGGNGQIQVPGNTVAFRSAAVVGDVNGQPVAIRYNVNNTFRFTPYFMNNGSDPAGSGVVVTANLNKALLAPSFTIALGSTASATTQANAGDGDYFGIRGTVSLLGLNLGVNYAENNFVAGPANRRALAGLDLSGKLLGLLDLQLEGINSNNVATNTADTLFYAQAGLGLGPISLRANYRSIDTDFANGDWPGGANAAGLSRNDTDRIFNPASAGTGFGVIAGADLGFIRLNGYFDSKSNYSTLANPTTAFGVGAVLGPLAGFNVTGYFNSLTVGGTTTYSTTSPYSNQGPATRAAFGTNLGVRLAHDGAASSALIRGLNLAFEFRSSDGANAAFSSNGARTDLVGEASYALTLGPITITPNFRFHGYTAATTPGTEVNYTTLKYGVQLSTQPLFFGLSLNGAFAQRNTDFAAGTDASETLIRLGVSLADFLLPGATLAVDAAQLTGTGVGAFTTRAANTPFDTTVDRLFNGPSAGFGPVAPATGDGGVKGLQVRYTYAGWGVWWGVFDLDNNATDFATIENTVRAFRIFYTLNF, from the coding sequence ATGAAAAAGAAGCTAGTGGTCTACTTGGCCGGCCTGCTGACCGTGCTCGGTCTGGGCTTCGGCCAGGCCCAGTTCTCCGATGTACCTGCGGGGCACTGGGCCAAGGAGGCTGTTGAGCGCATCGCAGCCTGCGGGCTCATCACCGGTTTCCCGGACGGCACCTTCCGGGGCAACCAGAACCTGACCCGCTACCAAGCCGCCCTCATCTTCCAGCGCCTGCTGAACGAGATTCAGCAGGGTGGTGAGTGCGTTCGGGGCAGCGGGCAGGGTCTGAGCGAGGAGGACCTGACCGCCATTCGCAATGCCCTGCAGGAGCTGGCCGCTGAGCTGGCTGCTTTGGGCGTGCGGGTCTCGGCCCTGGAGGACAACGCCGCCACCAAGGACGACATCGCCCGCCTCGAGGCCGCCTTGGAGGAGCTGAAGGCCATGCGGGCCCAGCCGGCTGAGCCCGCCCCAGGCATCGACGAGGCCGCTTTGGCCGACCTGGCCGACCGGGTGGAGGCCGCCTCGGTGGCCGCCGACACCGCGCTGGCCCAGGCCCAGGCGCTGGCCGAGCGGCTTGAGCGGGTGGAGGGCGATGTGGCTGCGCTCAAGACCCAGCTCGAGGCCGATGCCGATAGCATCCGTGCCCTCAACGAGCTGGCCGTGCTGCTGAACCAGGACGTGCTCAGCCTGCAGGACCGGGTGACCGCGGTGGAGAAGCAGCTCGCGCAGCTCGGCGAACGGCTGGGCGAGATCAACTTCGACGAGTTTGCCAACCGCGAAGACGTGAGCGCCATCCAGGAGTTCGCCACCGCCCTGCGGGCCGACCTGGTGCGCCTGGCCGACCGGGTGAGCGCCCTCGATGCCCGCGTGGGCGGCCTGGACAGCCGCCTGGCTGCGGTGGAAGGCACCCGCCCCACCCTGACCGGTAACATCCTGGCCCGCTACGGCTACCGCATTCAGTCCGGTTCCCCTGACTTCGACATCGACCGGCTCTTCCCGGCCACAGGGTTCGCCCAAGACAGCGATGGGCCCGACTTCACCACGCAGGCGGACTCTTACTTCCAGACCGACCTGACCTTCGGCATCAAGCGCACCCCCACCACCACCACCGGGTTTAACCTCTCCGAGGCCAACGCCACCATTCGCTTCAGCGGGGGCAACGGCCAGATTCAGGTGCCCGGCAACACCGTCGCTTTCCGCAGCGCTGCCGTGGTGGGCGATGTGAACGGGCAGCCGGTGGCCATCCGCTATAACGTGAACAACACCTTCCGCTTCACCCCCTACTTCATGAACAACGGTTCGGATCCGGCGGGCAGCGGCGTGGTGGTCACCGCCAACCTGAACAAAGCCCTGCTCGCGCCCAGCTTCACCATTGCCCTGGGCAGCACCGCCAGCGCGACCACCCAGGCCAACGCAGGCGATGGCGACTACTTCGGTATCCGCGGTACCGTGAGCCTGCTGGGCCTCAACCTGGGGGTCAACTACGCCGAGAACAACTTCGTGGCCGGGCCGGCCAACCGCCGCGCCCTCGCGGGGCTAGACCTGAGCGGCAAGCTGCTGGGCCTGCTGGATCTGCAGCTCGAGGGCATCAACTCCAACAACGTTGCCACCAACACCGCCGACACCCTGTTCTATGCGCAGGCCGGCCTGGGGCTGGGCCCCATCAGCCTGCGGGCCAACTACCGCTCCATTGACACCGACTTCGCCAACGGCGACTGGCCCGGTGGCGCCAACGCCGCGGGTCTTTCCCGCAACGACACCGACCGCATCTTCAACCCGGCCAGCGCTGGTACAGGCTTCGGTGTGATTGCCGGCGCCGACCTGGGCTTCATCAGGCTGAACGGCTACTTCGACAGCAAGAGCAACTACTCTACCTTGGCCAACCCCACCACCGCCTTCGGTGTAGGCGCGGTGCTGGGCCCACTGGCGGGCTTCAACGTTACCGGCTACTTCAACAGCCTGACGGTCGGCGGCACCACCACCTACTCGACCACCAGCCCCTACTCCAACCAGGGCCCGGCCACCCGCGCGGCCTTCGGCACCAACCTTGGGGTGCGCCTTGCCCACGACGGTGCGGCCTCCAGCGCACTCATCCGCGGCTTGAACCTGGCCTTTGAGTTCCGCAGCTCCGATGGTGCCAACGCCGCCTTCAGCTCCAACGGCGCCCGCACCGACTTGGTGGGCGAGGCTAGCTACGCTCTGACCCTGGGGCCCATCACCATTACCCCCAACTTCCGCTTCCACGGTTATACGGCCGCAACCACGCCCGGCACCGAGGTGAACTACACCACCCTCAAGTACGGCGTTCAGCTTTCCACCCAGCCGCTCTTCTTCGGCCTTAGCCTGAACGGCGCCTTTGCCCAGCGCAACACCGACTTTGCGGCCGGCACCGACGCCAGCGAGACCCTGATCCGCCTGGGCGTGAGCCTGGCCGACTTCCTGCTGCCCGGGGCCACCCTGGCGGTGGATGCCGCCCAGCTCACTGGCACGGGCGTGGGGGCCTTCACGACCCGCGCTGCCAACACCCCCTTCGACACCACTGTTGACCGTCTCTTCAACGGCCCCAGCGCTGGCTTTGGCCCTGTAGCCCCGGCTACGGGCGACGGCGGTGTGAAGGGTCTGCAGGTGCGCTACACCTATGCGGGCTGGGGCGTCTGGTGGGGCGTCTTCGACCTCGACAACAACGCCACTGACTTTGCCACCATCGAGAACACCGTTCGTGCCTTCCGCATCTTCTACACCCTGAACTTCTAG
- a CDS encoding ABC-2 family transporter protein — MRKLYVLLSVWYAYFLEYRAEVVLWALSSALPLILMGVWTEAAEGGSFALSASEFARYFLCVFLVRQLTIVWVVWEFQDDVVQGRLSFKLLRPLDPGWDHLIQHLAERLTRLPFGLAIVAVFLLIYPQARFVPEIGDLLLGLLASAAAFLLRFLMQYTFALLAFWTERAAAVEELWFVAYLFLSGLIAPLSVFPEAVRTLALLTPFPYLVYFPASLFAGLPVPGHGFVVLGVWFVLFWVLNRWLWRKGLRQFSGMGA; from the coding sequence CTGCGCAAGCTCTACGTTCTCTTGTCTGTTTGGTACGCCTACTTCCTGGAGTACCGGGCCGAGGTTGTCTTGTGGGCCCTTTCCTCTGCTCTGCCCCTTATCCTGATGGGCGTCTGGACCGAGGCCGCCGAGGGAGGCAGCTTCGCCCTCTCAGCTTCGGAGTTCGCCCGCTACTTCCTGTGCGTGTTCCTGGTGCGCCAGCTCACCATCGTCTGGGTGGTCTGGGAGTTCCAGGACGATGTGGTACAGGGGCGCCTCTCCTTCAAGCTCCTGAGGCCCCTGGACCCAGGATGGGACCACCTCATCCAGCACCTGGCCGAACGCCTGACCCGGCTCCCCTTTGGGCTCGCCATAGTGGCGGTGTTCCTGCTGATCTACCCCCAGGCCCGCTTTGTGCCGGAGATAGGGGACCTTCTGCTCGGCCTATTGGCCTCAGCAGCGGCTTTTTTGCTGCGCTTTTTGATGCAGTACACCTTTGCCCTGCTCGCTTTCTGGACCGAGCGGGCCGCGGCGGTGGAGGAGCTATGGTTCGTGGCCTACCTGTTCCTCTCGGGGCTCATCGCCCCCCTCTCGGTCTTCCCCGAGGCGGTGCGGACGCTGGCCCTGCTCACGCCCTTCCCCTATCTGGTCTACTTCCCCGCCTCGCTTTTTGCCGGGCTGCCCGTGCCCGGCCATGGCTTCGTGGTGCTGGGGGTCTGGTTTGTGCTCTTCTGGGTTCTCAACCGCTGGCTCTGGCGCAAGGGGCTCCGCCAGTTCTCGGGAATGGGAGCCTGA
- the nrdR gene encoding transcriptional regulator NrdR gives MNCPFCGHPDSRVLDSRPSDEGSVIRRRRECPACRRRFTTYERAQVEPLVVIKRSGRKETFDPNKLLRGLTLAARKRPIDPSVLQAFAFGFEDTVKEMEITSEEIGLRSLAFLKELDPVAYIRFASVYREFDSLENFIEEIRRLEGQTQDRKEEAEANLDDEARLGTV, from the coding sequence ATGAACTGCCCCTTCTGCGGACACCCCGACAGCCGCGTGTTGGACTCCCGCCCCTCGGACGAGGGCTCGGTGATCCGCCGACGGCGGGAGTGCCCTGCTTGCAGGCGGCGCTTCACCACCTACGAGCGGGCCCAGGTGGAACCGCTGGTGGTCATCAAGCGCTCCGGCCGCAAGGAAACCTTCGACCCCAACAAGCTGCTGCGAGGGCTGACCCTGGCCGCCCGCAAGCGGCCCATCGACCCCAGCGTCCTGCAGGCCTTCGCCTTTGGCTTCGAGGACACCGTCAAGGAGATGGAGATCACCTCGGAGGAGATAGGCCTGCGCTCTTTAGCCTTCCTCAAGGAGCTCGACCCGGTGGCCTACATCCGCTTCGCCTCGGTCTACCGCGAGTTCGATAGTCTGGAAAACTTCATCGAGGAAATCCGCCGGCTCGAGGGGCAAACCCAGGATAGGAAGGAAGAAGCGGAAGCCAACCTAGACGATGAGGCCAGGCTGGGCACGGTCTAG
- the opgC gene encoding OpgC domain-containing protein, protein MFSWLESWGYEAQGGRDLRIDWLRGFCLFAMTIDHIGGESFLYVFSGRLNFYISAAEGFYFISGLTLGLLASRQTLLQTLERTFSRTLVLYRTAVLIALGFMALSLLGLKVWYDPWDRKQNLVEFVAGVLTLQNGYNGSEILGLYVLYMLFAPLAFWLMYRGRTWVVLLAAGVVYGLSQAYPQVVGAPIASVFKAAAWQILFFGGMVLGFHRQALARFWAARPRWRDALGAGVLLLAGLMLVGHVRGWFPSVDQAVLGPAHTEALVWPRLLLVALYLQAFYLLVTWFWRPLACGLGWFLLPLGSASLWAFTWHLLVMVPLYNLTDYWALTQNPWMGTLLQTLALGVIWGSILLYRRWRARVL, encoded by the coding sequence ATGTTTTCATGGCTGGAGTCCTGGGGGTACGAGGCCCAGGGGGGGCGTGACCTGCGGATTGACTGGCTGAGGGGGTTCTGCCTCTTTGCCATGACCATAGACCACATAGGCGGGGAGTCCTTTTTGTATGTGTTTTCGGGCCGGCTCAACTTCTACATCAGCGCGGCCGAGGGGTTCTACTTTATCTCGGGCCTGACCCTGGGTCTCCTGGCCAGCCGCCAGACCCTCTTGCAGACCCTCGAGCGAACCTTTTCCCGCACCCTGGTGCTCTACCGCACTGCTGTTCTTATCGCTTTGGGCTTCATGGCCCTGAGCCTGCTCGGGCTCAAGGTCTGGTACGACCCCTGGGACCGAAAGCAAAACCTAGTGGAGTTCGTGGCCGGGGTCCTGACCCTCCAGAACGGCTACAATGGCTCGGAGATTCTGGGGCTCTACGTACTCTACATGCTCTTTGCCCCGCTGGCCTTCTGGCTGATGTACCGCGGGCGGACCTGGGTGGTGCTGCTGGCGGCGGGCGTGGTCTACGGGCTAAGCCAGGCCTACCCCCAGGTGGTGGGGGCGCCCATCGCCTCGGTCTTCAAGGCCGCAGCCTGGCAGATTCTGTTCTTCGGCGGGATGGTGCTGGGCTTTCACCGCCAGGCGCTGGCCCGGTTTTGGGCGGCAAGGCCGCGGTGGCGGGATGCTCTGGGGGCGGGCGTTTTGCTCCTGGCAGGGCTCATGCTGGTTGGGCATGTCCGGGGCTGGTTTCCTTCCGTAGACCAGGCAGTGCTGGGCCCGGCCCACACCGAGGCCCTGGTATGGCCAAGGCTTCTTTTGGTGGCCCTGTACCTGCAGGCCTTCTACCTGCTGGTTACCTGGTTCTGGCGCCCTCTGGCGTGCGGGCTGGGCTGGTTTTTGCTGCCCTTGGGCTCGGCCTCCTTGTGGGCCTTCACCTGGCACCTTCTGGTCATGGTCCCCCTCTACAACCTGACCGACTACTGGGCCCTGACCCAGAACCCGTGGATGGGAACACTCCTGCAGACCCTGGCCCTGGGGGTGATCTGGGGATCCATCCTGCTTTACCGCCGCTGGCGCGCCCGTGTCCTCTAG
- a CDS encoding M3 family metallopeptidase: MDKNPLTEIRFDIPFDEIQPAHIEPAIQALLREAEAELEALLGVAGPRTLENTLRPLDRLGERLYFAFNLVAHLESVASTPELRAAYRAVIPPVTAFTTRVQLSSELYQALRELAQSPAAQELSPEWARFLKLRLDQFRRQGADLPPEKKARLEAINTRLAELTAQFEQNLTDATAAWELYLDEDQVKGLPESARKAARESAQARGRTGYRFTLQQPSFQALQTYLDDPEIRRAAYLAYYTRATQGSHDNRPLIEEILALRREKAQILGYANFADYVLEDRMAGSAERALRFEEELKAAYEPHFKRELEALQAFRRELEGPEAPTLAPWDIAYYAEKQRRALYDLDEEALRPYFPLPRVLEGLFEIARRVFGVEVREVGGVKTWHPEVRVYEIHRQGELICRFFTDWHPRENKRGGAWMNTLYRGVRRGEPHLGLICANLTPPVGDRPALLTHREVETIFHEFGHLLHLAFSSVEVQSLAGTQVARDFVELPSQIMENWCWEREALDLFARHHETGEPLPEELFEKLQRARNHQAALLGMRQLAFGTLDLHLHVHYTPAKGDVVAYAREVMQPFFPAPLPESFAFVAGFAHLFGHPVGYAAGYYSYKWAEVLDADAFSRFKAEGIFNRKTGEEFIAHILSQGNAAEPAELFRRFMGRDPNPKALLARAGLL, encoded by the coding sequence ATGGATAAAAACCCCCTGACGGAGATACGCTTCGACATCCCCTTCGACGAGATACAGCCCGCCCACATTGAGCCAGCCATCCAGGCCCTGCTCCGGGAGGCCGAGGCTGAGCTGGAGGCCCTCCTCGGGGTAGCGGGCCCCCGCACCCTGGAGAACACCCTGCGGCCCTTGGACCGGCTGGGGGAGCGCCTCTACTTCGCTTTCAACCTGGTGGCCCACCTAGAGAGCGTAGCCTCCACCCCCGAGCTGCGGGCGGCCTACCGCGCTGTCATCCCCCCTGTCACCGCCTTCACCACCCGGGTCCAGCTCTCGAGCGAACTCTACCAGGCCCTCAGAGAGCTCGCCCAAAGCCCCGCAGCCCAGGAGCTCAGCCCCGAGTGGGCCCGCTTCCTCAAGCTCCGCCTGGACCAGTTCCGCCGCCAGGGGGCCGACCTGCCCCCCGAAAAAAAGGCCCGGCTCGAGGCCATCAACACCCGCCTGGCCGAGCTCACGGCGCAGTTTGAGCAAAACCTTACCGACGCCACCGCGGCCTGGGAGCTCTACCTGGACGAAGACCAGGTGAAAGGCCTGCCAGAAAGCGCCCGAAAAGCCGCCCGAGAAAGCGCCCAGGCCCGGGGACGAACGGGCTACCGCTTCACCCTGCAGCAGCCCAGTTTTCAGGCCCTGCAGACCTACCTGGACGACCCCGAGATTCGCAGGGCCGCCTACCTGGCCTACTACACCCGGGCCACCCAGGGAAGCCACGACAACCGCCCCCTGATCGAGGAGATCCTGGCCCTCCGGCGCGAGAAAGCTCAGATTCTGGGCTACGCCAACTTCGCCGACTACGTGCTGGAAGACCGCATGGCTGGCAGCGCCGAGCGAGCCCTGCGCTTCGAGGAGGAGCTGAAGGCCGCCTACGAACCCCACTTCAAGCGCGAGCTGGAAGCCTTGCAGGCCTTCCGCCGCGAGCTGGAGGGCCCCGAGGCGCCCACCCTAGCCCCCTGGGACATCGCCTACTATGCCGAGAAACAGCGCCGGGCCCTCTACGACCTCGACGAGGAAGCCCTGCGCCCCTACTTTCCTCTGCCCAGGGTGCTGGAGGGTCTCTTCGAAATCGCGCGGCGGGTCTTTGGGGTAGAGGTGCGGGAGGTGGGCGGGGTAAAAACCTGGCACCCCGAGGTACGGGTCTACGAGATCCACCGCCAGGGCGAGCTCATCTGCCGCTTCTTCACCGACTGGCACCCTCGGGAGAACAAGCGCGGGGGGGCCTGGATGAACACCCTCTATCGCGGGGTGCGCCGGGGCGAGCCCCACCTGGGCCTCATCTGTGCCAACCTGACCCCCCCGGTGGGGGACCGGCCTGCCCTACTCACCCACCGCGAGGTGGAGACCATCTTCCACGAGTTCGGCCACCTGCTGCACCTGGCCTTCTCCAGCGTGGAGGTGCAGAGCCTGGCCGGCACCCAGGTAGCCCGCGACTTCGTGGAGCTGCCCAGCCAGATCATGGAGAACTGGTGCTGGGAGCGCGAGGCCCTGGACCTCTTCGCCCGCCACCACGAGACCGGCGAACCCCTGCCAGAAGAGCTCTTCGAAAAGCTCCAACGGGCCCGCAACCACCAGGCCGCCCTCCTGGGCATGCGCCAGCTGGCCTTCGGTACCCTGGACCTCCATCTGCACGTGCACTACACCCCGGCCAAGGGCGACGTGGTGGCCTACGCCAGGGAGGTGATGCAGCCCTTCTTCCCGGCCCCCCTGCCCGAGTCCTTCGCTTTCGTGGCCGGCTTCGCCCACCTCTTCGGCCACCCGGTGGGGTATGCCGCGGGCTACTACTCCTACAAGTGGGCCGAGGTGCTGGACGCCGATGCATTCTCCCGCTTCAAGGCCGAGGGCATCTTCAACCGCAAGACCGGGGAGGAGTTCATCGCCCACATCCTGAGCCAGGGCAACGCCGCCGAGCCCGCCGAGCTCTTCCGCCGCTTCATGGGGCGCGACCCCAACCCCAAGGCCCTTCTGGCCCGGGCCGGGCTGCTGTAA
- the glmS gene encoding glutamine--fructose-6-phosphate transaminase (isomerizing) → MCGIVGYVGFRNASEVILDGLRRLEYRGYDSAGIAVKVNGRLEVVKRAGKLQVLADSLAEHRLEGHFGVGHTRWATHGAPTDPNAHPHSTEKGDIVVVHNGIIENYLALKEGLIARGHTFSSETDSEVLAHLIEEKYRGDLVEAVRLALSEAYGAYALVVAHKNHEEIVVARTVSPLVIGLGEGENFVASDVPALLPYTRRVIFLQDGDMAVVSSEGVRVTDLAGNPVERVVETVEWSLEAAEKGGYPHYMLKEIYEQPRTLENTLGGRLYEEEATVELGLGLEPTHYNKVHIVACGTAYYAAWVGKYLLEALARVPVEIEVASEYRYRDPIVDEKTLAIGISQSGETIDTLEALREAKRRGAATLGVINVKGSSITREVDDTLYIHAGPEIGVASTKAYIAMLAAMGMLAVWMGRSRGSLDEAAAREFLKEMRKLPRLVEEVLEQRPHIAHVAEKYHQAQDYLFLGRHIQAPTAYEGALKLKEISYIHAEAYPAGEMKHGPIALIDERLPVVVLATQSPFYEKTLSNIQEVRARGGRVIAVATEGDSEVRNFAQDVIYVPRIHHLLAPVVSVVPLQLLAYETAVLLGRDVDRPRNLAKSVTVE, encoded by the coding sequence ATGTGTGGAATCGTAGGGTACGTGGGCTTTCGCAACGCGAGCGAGGTTATTCTGGACGGTCTTAGGCGGCTGGAGTACCGCGGCTACGACTCGGCGGGGATTGCGGTCAAGGTCAACGGGCGGCTCGAGGTGGTCAAGCGGGCGGGCAAGCTCCAGGTGCTGGCCGACAGCCTGGCGGAGCACCGCCTGGAGGGGCACTTTGGGGTGGGCCACACCCGCTGGGCCACCCATGGGGCCCCCACCGACCCCAACGCCCACCCCCACAGCACCGAGAAAGGCGATATTGTGGTGGTGCACAACGGCATCATCGAGAACTACCTGGCCCTCAAGGAGGGCCTGATCGCCCGGGGCCACACCTTCAGCTCCGAGACCGACTCGGAGGTGCTGGCCCACCTGATCGAGGAAAAGTACCGGGGCGACCTGGTCGAGGCGGTGCGGCTGGCCTTATCGGAGGCCTACGGGGCCTATGCCCTGGTGGTGGCCCACAAAAACCACGAGGAAATCGTGGTGGCCCGCACCGTAAGCCCCCTGGTGATCGGGCTGGGGGAGGGAGAGAACTTCGTGGCCTCGGACGTGCCGGCCCTCCTGCCCTACACCCGGCGGGTCATCTTCCTCCAAGACGGGGACATGGCGGTGGTAAGTAGCGAGGGGGTGCGGGTCACCGATCTCGCCGGCAACCCGGTGGAACGGGTGGTGGAGACGGTGGAGTGGAGCCTCGAGGCGGCCGAGAAGGGCGGCTACCCCCACTACATGCTCAAGGAGATCTACGAGCAGCCCCGGACCCTGGAGAACACCCTGGGCGGCCGGCTCTACGAGGAGGAAGCCACCGTCGAGCTTGGGCTCGGCCTCGAGCCCACCCACTACAACAAGGTGCACATCGTGGCCTGCGGCACCGCTTACTACGCAGCCTGGGTAGGGAAGTACCTCCTGGAGGCTTTGGCCCGGGTACCGGTGGAAATCGAGGTGGCCTCCGAGTACCGCTACCGCGATCCCATAGTGGACGAAAAAACCCTGGCCATCGGCATCAGCCAGTCGGGCGAAACCATAGATACCCTGGAGGCCCTGCGCGAGGCCAAGCGCAGGGGTGCCGCAACGCTGGGGGTAATCAACGTCAAAGGCAGCAGCATCACCCGCGAGGTCGACGATACCCTCTACATCCACGCCGGTCCGGAGATCGGGGTGGCCTCCACCAAGGCCTACATCGCCATGCTGGCTGCAATGGGGATGCTCGCAGTCTGGATGGGTCGGAGCCGGGGCAGCCTGGACGAGGCCGCTGCACGGGAGTTCCTCAAGGAGATGCGCAAGCTGCCCCGGCTGGTGGAGGAGGTCCTGGAACAGCGCCCCCACATCGCCCACGTCGCGGAGAAGTACCACCAGGCCCAGGACTACCTATTCCTGGGAAGGCACATCCAGGCCCCCACCGCCTACGAAGGGGCCCTCAAGCTCAAGGAGATCAGCTACATTCACGCCGAGGCCTACCCCGCCGGCGAGATGAAGCACGGCCCTATTGCTCTGATTGACGAGCGGCTTCCTGTGGTGGTGCTTGCCACCCAAAGCCCCTTCTACGAGAAAACCCTCTCCAACATCCAGGAGGTGCGGGCCCGGGGCGGGCGGGTGATCGCGGTGGCCACCGAGGGCGACAGCGAGGTGCGAAATTTTGCCCAGGACGTGATTTACGTCCCCAGAATTCACCACCTGCTGGCCCCGGTGGTCAGCGTGGTGCCGCTGCAGCTCTTGGCCTATGAGACCGCGGTGCTCCTGGGGCGCGATGTGGACCGGCCGCGCAACCTGGCCAAGAGCGTGACGGTGGAGTAG